The following are encoded in a window of Colletotrichum lupini chromosome 3, complete sequence genomic DNA:
- a CDS encoding CFEM domain-containing protein produces the protein MGMDTERTRHVTDRMGGFWKTVCPQGRETACIFASVGYQVIIIAIYWIPLTPLPRPITSSGAPSTSSKNVAPPEMLEQQLFLSQYEPTCWFWQRKPLPPSPRLVDPGLHDKRLWCSDKFTTFSARRKNLLSYFLGTMTDRVPIIETYQMDCQIFIPSTTLCTLWFAPSILVDSSRALLSSAAICVTYSHLNRDARGKGFQRKPWIPAVSLNTKIGGCSRRHHEAAESGLSPVRHTSQQAAGRMWERAWLQTLNRNIPELLIQPANWILTGTSHSTLDKGVQSRARNRPGLIPTLASPGITNTFAVVSVTQLLVKSLDITSTVNMKFTAAIIAFAGLAAAQSLADVPTCAQKCLADAVTSNGKCTVGDISCLCSGANYQAIVAAGTPCVLASCGADVAVNQVLPAASKICAAVAGGGGPASAASSVVASASAAASSVVASASAAVSSIASAATSKAASAASSVASSASRAVTSAASSAAAGTTRTAVVTSATTTRNGTSTATATATPVTVNGAATQGPVGLLAALALGALAYL, from the exons ATGGGCATGGATACGGAACGGACTAGACATGTAACGGATCGCATGGGCGGATTCTGGAAGACGGTGTGCCCTCAAGGGCGCGAAACAGCATGCATCTT CGCCAGCGTTGGTTATCAGGTAATCATTATTGCCATCTATTGGATCCCCCTGACGCC ATTGCCACGGCCCATCACGTCCTCTGGGGCGCCATCGACTAGCTCAAAAAACGTGGCTCCTCCGGAGATGTTAGAGCAACAACTATTTCTTAGTCAATATGAACCGACTTGTTGGTTCTGGCAGCGCAAGCCTTTGCCTCCGTCACCGCGCTTAGTCGACCCAGGCC TTCACGATAAGCGTCTTTGGTGTTCTGACAAGTTTACCACATTCTCGGCTCGGCGAAAAAATCTCCTCTCCTACTTTCTCGGTACGATGACAGACAGGGTGCCCATTATTGAGACTTATCAGATGGACTGTCAAATTTTCATCCCT TCCACCACCTTGTGCACCTTGTGG TTTGCTCCGTCAATACTCGTTGATTCTTCTAGAGCTCTT CTCTCCTCGGCAGCAATCTGTGTTACCTACTCCCACCTCAACCGAGACGCAAGGGGTAAAGGATTCCAGAGAAAGCCATGGATTCCCGCCGTGTCGCTCAACACCAAAATAGGCGGATGCTCTCGGCGCCACCATGAAGCTGCTGAATCCGGCTTGAGCCCGGTCAGGCACACCTCTCAACAAGCTGCG GGACGGATGTGGGAACGTGCGTGGCTGCAAACGCTGAACCGCAACATTCCAGAGCTCCTCATCCAGCCCGCAAACTGGATACTCACGGGAACATCTCACTCAACCCTAGACAAAGGTGTTCAGTCCCGAGCTAGGAATAGACCGGGT CTCATTCCAACTCTCGCTTCACCCGGTATAACCAACACCTTCGCTGTCGTTTCAGTCACTCAACTCCTAGTCAAGTCACTCGACATCACCTCAACCGTCAACATGAAGTTCACAGCTGCCATCATCGCCTTCGCTGGCCTCGCCGCCGCCCAGTCTCTGGCGGACGTCCCTACTTGTGCCCAGAAGTGCTTGGCCGACGCCGTCACCTCCAACGGGAAGTGCACTGTTGGTGACATTTCCTGCCTCTGCAGCGGTGCCAACTACCAGGCTATCGTCGCCGCCGGTACTCCCTGCGTCCTCGCTAGCTGCGGTGCCGACGTTGCCGTCA ACCAGGTCCTCCCCGCCGCTAGCAAGATCTGCGCCGCCGTCGCTGGAGGCGGTGGCCCTGCTTCCGCCGCCTCCTCGGTCGTCGCTTCGGCCTCTGCCGCTGCATCTTCCGTCGTTGCCTCAGCCTCCGCTGCCGTCTCCTCCATTGCCTCTGCTGCCACCAGCAAGGCTGCTTCCGCCGCCTCTTCCGTCGCTTCAAGTGCTTCCCGCGCCGTCACGAGCGCTGCCTCGTCCGCCGCCGCTGGCACTACTCGCACTGCTGTTGTCACGAGCGCCACTACAACTCGCAACGGGACCTCCACTGCCACTGCTACCGCTACCCCCGTCACCGTCAACGGTGCTGCTACTCAGGGTCCCGTTGGCCTCCTGGCTGCTCTCGCTCTTGGTGCTCTTGCCTACTTGTAA
- a CDS encoding oxalate decarboxylase family bicupin, which yields MPRLGLLALFSMHIGRLQGMYIQAKRKRRVTFSKVKPQASEVTTVLLVFCIFHLLFTSHPLSAKLYHSCSGAVQHAKRPAQVANDTQWPPIIYRVQGSELGVKGAWAAPITAVPRSIDTSPRSLHVLRSSTHGMRRCVGIHSEAGFLWSTTLPNLSMASDSSVTRRGSLPGVRNRMAIGQSGTPPSFELRNLPSSGPRIFASWLQSITCSSFFLTSSSYTLPTTIMHLPLLLSGAVLSFIAPTLAVPVQDSPRQRLLDGKGLPTKYRSGSPPYTPGHKDKYDSPIDSIGDELDPLPYRNGLGASVLGPWNEARSRQNPDLVRPPGTDHGNLANMRWSFADSHIRIEEGGWTRQTTIRELPTSIELAGVNMRLDEGVVRELHWHKEAEWAYVLDGSCRITAIDYEGGNFIDDVQKGDLWYFPSGVPHSLQGLGGNGTEFLLIFDDGHFSEESTFILTDWLAHTPKSVISKNFKLAPEVFANIPEGEKYIFQGTTPGSISHEAPDGKGVKKSKHQFTHKMLAQEPKKTSGGEVRVTDSKNFPISKTIAAAHAIIEPGALREMHWHPNADEWSFFIKGRARVTIFASEGNARTFDYVPGDVGIVPKNMGHFVENIGDEPLEMLEIFRADEFRDFSLFQWMGETPKKLVVDHLFANDPDAGEKFWDKVKSAEKDEITKDTSVDAEDVQTETEEL from the exons ATGCCAAGACTCGGACTCCTTGCTCTATTCTCAATGCACATTGGAAGACTTCAGGGTATGTACATCCAGGCCAAGAGAAAGAGGCGGGTGACATTTTCCAAAGTGAAGCCACAGGCAAGCGAGGTAAC TACTGTTCTACTCGTCTTCTGCATCTTCCACTTGCTCTTCACATCCCACCCCCTTTCAGCCAAGCTTTACCACTCTTGCTCGGGTGCCGTCCAACATGCCAAAAGACCAGCCCAGGTCGCCAATGACACACAGTGGCCTCCAATCATTTACCGCGTACAGGGGTCGGAGCTTGGGGTAAAGGGGGCCTGGGCAGCGCCGATTACAGCGGTACCCCGCAGCATCGACACCTCGCCGCGCTCG CTCCATGTCCTGAGGTCCTCGACCCATGGTATGCGGAGATGCGTCGGCATTCACTCGGAGGCAGGCTTTCTATGGTCGACCACACTACCGAACCTCAGTATGGCCTCCGATAGCAGTGTAACTCGTCGAGGCAGCTTGCCAGGGGTTCGAAACCGTATGGCCATTGGTCAATCAGGAACTCCTCCGAGCTTCGAGCTCCGAAATCTTCCCAGCTCAGGACCGAGGATCTTCGCGTCTTGGCTACAAAGT ATCACCTGCAGCTCCTTCTTCCTGACGTCCTCTTCTTACACGCTTCCCACCACCATCATGCATCTCCCGCTGCTCCTGTCAGGAGCTGTCTTGAGCTTCATCGCTCCGACCCTCGCCGTGCCTGTCCAGGACAGTCCTCGCCAGCGCCTCCTCGACGGCAAGGGTCTTCCTACAAAGTACCGCAGTGGTTCGCCTCCCTACACTCCTGGCCACAAGGACAAGTACGACAGTCCCATTGACTCCATCGGCGACGAGCTCGATCCCTTGCCATATCGCAATGGCCTCGGAGCCTCCGTTCTCGGTCCTTGGAACGAGGCTCGATCCAGACAGAACCCGGATCTCGTTCGACCTCCAGGCACTGATCACGGCAATCTTGCCAACATGCGTTGGAGTTTTGCTGATTCTCACATTCGCATCGAG GAGGGTGGTTGGACTAGACAAACCACGATTCGCGAGCTTCCTACTAGTATCGAGCTGGCCGGTGTTAACATGCGCCTAGACGAGGGGGTCGTTCGCGAACTCCACTGGCACAAGGAAGCTGAATGGGCATACGTCCTTGATGGCAGCTGCCGTATCACCGCCATTGACTACGAGGGAGGCAACTTTATCGATGACGTCCAAAAAGGCGATCTCTG GTACTTCCCCTCCGGTGTTCCTCACTCCCTTCAAGGGCTCGGCGGGAACGGAACCGAGTTTCTCTTAATCTTCGACGACGGACACTTTTCTGAGGAGTCTACTTTCATCCTTACGGACTGGCTTG CACACACCCCCAAGTCTGTCATCTCAAAGAACTTCAAGCTGGCTCCCGAGGTCTTTGCAAACATCCCCGAGGGAGAGAAGTACATCTTCCAAGGAACGACACCCGGCTCCATCAGCCACGAGGCCCCTGACGGAAAAGGCGTCAAGAAATCAAAGCACCAGTTCACGCACAAGATGCTCGCGCAGGAACCCAAGAAGACCTCTGGCGGCGAAGTCAGAGTAACCGACTCCAAGAACTTTCCCATCTCAAAGACCATTGCTGCTGCCCACGCCATCATCGAGCCCGGCGCCCTTCGTGAGATGCACTGGCACCCCAACGCCGACGAGTGGTCCTTCTTCATCAAGGGTCGCGCCAGAGTCACGATTTTCGCCTCAGAAGGAAACGCCAGGACATTCGACTACGTGCCAGGCGACGTTGGCATCGTCCCGAAGAACATGGGTCACTTTGTGGAGAACATTGGCGACGAACCCCTCGAGATGCTCGAAATCTTCCGCGCCGACGAATTCAGAGACTTCTCCCTGTTCCAGTGGATGGGCGAGACGCCCAAGAAGCTGGTCGTCGACCACCTCTTCGCCAACGACCCCGATGCTGGAGAGAAATTCTGGGACAAGGTCAAGAGCGCCGAGAAGGATGAGATCACCAAGGACACTAGCGTCGATGCCGAGGATGTTCAGACCGAGACGGAGGAACTCTGA